In Ascaphus truei isolate aAscTru1 chromosome 12, aAscTru1.hap1, whole genome shotgun sequence, the following are encoded in one genomic region:
- the FADD gene encoding FAS-associated death domain protein, translated as MSPPEMDTFVVMLHNLSTQLDDKELDTLKFLCQEKMGKKKLESVKSVRDLFRYLMELLHISRDNLEFLRTLLKTIKRHDLVQEVDGFQERSLGVDAMSEIQESDQFGLAFDIICENVGRNWKMLARRLGVSDVKMDHIVTANPYNMHEQLMQSLREWQKKKGREAQVSDLLRALKSCNMNLVADKLAEGLNISQITN; from the exons ATGTCCCCGCCTGAAATGGATACGTTCGTAGTAATGTTGCACAACCTTTCGACACAGCTGGACGACAAGGAACTGGACACGTTAAAGTTTCTTTGCCAGGAAAAAATGGGTAAAAAAAAACTGGAAAGTGTTAAAAGTGTAAGAGATCTTTTCCGATATCTCATGGAATTGCTGCATATCTCCAGAGACAATCTAGAATTCCTAAGAACTTTATTAAAAACAATCAAAAGGCATGATTTGGTACAAGAAGTTGATGGTTTCCAAGAGAGGAGCCTGGGTGTTGATGCTATGTCCGAGATACAGGAAAGCG ATCAGTTCGGTCTGGCATTTGACATCATATGCGAAAATGTCGGGAGGAACTGGAAGATGCTGGCTCGCAGACTTGGAGTTTCGGATGTTAAAATGGACCATATTGTAACTGCGAATCCGTACAACATGCACGAGCAGCTAATGCAAAGTCTCAGAGAATGGCAGAAAAAGAAGGGAAGGGAGGCGCAGGTGTCTGATCTGCTCCGAGCCCTGAAAAGTTGTAACATGAACCTGGTGGCAGACAAATTGGCTGAAGGACTCAATATAAGCCAGATTACCAACTAA